Proteins co-encoded in one Oncorhynchus kisutch isolate 150728-3 linkage group LG1, Okis_V2, whole genome shotgun sequence genomic window:
- the LOC116352722 gene encoding GTPase IMAP family member 7 isoform X1, protein MSSDETRSQQMETEYSLYTVASADSEIDLYGSGLHINQSPMVEDPLPALGQMQDSRIVHGTRLDCTICVQHSDEAVKFCQDCKATFCENHVRDHYQAPGLMKHTLVEDTEGRKTVPNVDYHVHETYVETEQTATQVCSWKTAFFISLLGILILVLALVGLVCYTRLCVTVHGSEVGFQQRIVLLGKSGSEKRASGNTILGREAFRVEASPSYGPQCEEQDAVVGRNNITMINTPDVLPSEEVAGKVAQCINISTPHVFLLVIRLCNWGTEEEKKTVKWMNENFEEEALKYTMVLFTGGDQLEGKPVEEYLKDNSDSLKLLSMCGGRHHVFINKGQNDFTQVTELLEKIDGLLNENRGYYHVTNILTRRAEEIRRREEALRKILEQEVRKRDAAIATIREEEEKKRDAAIATIREEEEKRRETEERKVCEGEDEGRKVIDNLALKVSGSKMYVGVTVITMIILIVL, encoded by the exons ATGAGCTCGGATGAAACGAG GAGCCAGCAGATGGAGACAGAGTACTCACTGTATACAGTCGCCTCAGCAGACAGTGAGATTGATTTATATGGATCTGGTCTTCATATAAATCAGAG CCCTATGGTTGAGGACCCTCTGCCTGCTTTAGGCCAGATGCAGGATAGCAGAATAGTCCATGGTACCAGACTGGACTGTACCATATGTGTGCAGCACAGTGACGAAGCTGTGAAGTTCTGCCAGGACTGCAAGGCTACTTTCTGTGAGAACCATGTTAGAGACCACTACCAGGCCCCGGGACTGATGAAACACACATTGGTGGAGGACACTGAAGGAAGGAAAACCGTTCCAAATGTAGACTATCACGTCCATGAAACATATGTTGAAACAGAACAAACTGCGACTCAG GTCTGCTCATGGAAAACAGCCTTCTTCATCAGTCTTCTGGGGATTCTCATACTGGTACTTGCCCTGGTAGGACTTGTATGTTATACACGATTGTGTGTCACTGTACACG GGTCTGAGGTGGGATTTCAGCAACGGATTGTTCTGCTGGGGAAGTCTGGATCAGAGAAGAGAGCATCAGGAAACACCATCCTGGGAAGAGAGGCCTTTAGAGTGGAGGCTTCACCTTCGTATGGGCCACAGTGTGAGGAACAAGATGCTGTTGTGGGCCGAAATAACATAACTATGATTAACACCCCAGATGTGTTGCCATCTGAGGAAGTTGCAGGTAAAGTAGCTCAATGCATCAACATCTCAACACCTCACGTGTTCCTGCTGGTGATCAGGTTGTGCAACTGGGGcacagaagaggagaagaaaacgGTCAAATGGATGAATGAGAACTTTGAGGAGGAGGCCCTTAAATACACCATGGTGCTGTTCACTGGTGGAGACCAGCTAGAAGGGAAACCAGTGGAGGAGTATCTAAAGGACAACAGTGATTCCCTAAAGCTTCTCAGTATGTGTGGTGGTAGACATCACGTCTTCATTAACAAAGGACAGAATGACTTCACTCAGGTCACAGAGCTGCTGGAGAAGATAGACGGATTATTGAATGAGAATAGGGGATACTATCATGTGACAAACATCTTGACCCGGAGGGCGGAGGAgatcaggaggagggaggaggctcTGAGAAAGATACTGGAACAGGAGGTTAGAAAGAGGGATGCAGCCATAGCAAcgataagagaggaggaggagaaaaagagGGATGCAGCCATAGCAAcgataagagaggaggaggagaaaaggagggagactGAAGAGAGAAAAGTCTGTGAGGGGGAAGATGAAGGCAGGAAGGTCATTGATAATCTGGCATTGAAAGTCTCAGGCTCAAAAATGTATGTAGGAGTAACAGTGATCACAATGATCATACTGATTGTCCTTTAA
- the LOC116352722 gene encoding GTPase IMAP family member 7 isoform X3, which translates to MQDSRIVHGTRLDCTICVQHSDEAVKFCQDCKATFCENHVRDHYQAPGLMKHTLVEDTEGRKTVPNVDYHVHETYVETEQTATQVCSWKTAFFISLLGILILVLALVGLVCYTRLCVTVHGSEVGFQQRIVLLGKSGSEKRASGNTILGREAFRVEASPSYGPQCEEQDAVVGRNNITMINTPDVLPSEEVAGKVAQCINISTPHVFLLVIRLCNWGTEEEKKTVKWMNENFEEEALKYTMVLFTGGDQLEGKPVEEYLKDNSDSLKLLSMCGGRHHVFINKGQNDFTQVTELLEKIDGLLNENRGYYHVTNILTRRAEEIRRREEALRKILEQEVRKRDAAIATIREEEEKKRDAAIATIREEEEKRRETEERKVCEGEDEGRKVIDNLALKVSGSKMYVGVTVITMIILIVL; encoded by the exons ATGCAGGATAGCAGAATAGTCCATGGTACCAGACTGGACTGTACCATATGTGTGCAGCACAGTGACGAAGCTGTGAAGTTCTGCCAGGACTGCAAGGCTACTTTCTGTGAGAACCATGTTAGAGACCACTACCAGGCCCCGGGACTGATGAAACACACATTGGTGGAGGACACTGAAGGAAGGAAAACCGTTCCAAATGTAGACTATCACGTCCATGAAACATATGTTGAAACAGAACAAACTGCGACTCAG GTCTGCTCATGGAAAACAGCCTTCTTCATCAGTCTTCTGGGGATTCTCATACTGGTACTTGCCCTGGTAGGACTTGTATGTTATACACGATTGTGTGTCACTGTACACG GGTCTGAGGTGGGATTTCAGCAACGGATTGTTCTGCTGGGGAAGTCTGGATCAGAGAAGAGAGCATCAGGAAACACCATCCTGGGAAGAGAGGCCTTTAGAGTGGAGGCTTCACCTTCGTATGGGCCACAGTGTGAGGAACAAGATGCTGTTGTGGGCCGAAATAACATAACTATGATTAACACCCCAGATGTGTTGCCATCTGAGGAAGTTGCAGGTAAAGTAGCTCAATGCATCAACATCTCAACACCTCACGTGTTCCTGCTGGTGATCAGGTTGTGCAACTGGGGcacagaagaggagaagaaaacgGTCAAATGGATGAATGAGAACTTTGAGGAGGAGGCCCTTAAATACACCATGGTGCTGTTCACTGGTGGAGACCAGCTAGAAGGGAAACCAGTGGAGGAGTATCTAAAGGACAACAGTGATTCCCTAAAGCTTCTCAGTATGTGTGGTGGTAGACATCACGTCTTCATTAACAAAGGACAGAATGACTTCACTCAGGTCACAGAGCTGCTGGAGAAGATAGACGGATTATTGAATGAGAATAGGGGATACTATCATGTGACAAACATCTTGACCCGGAGGGCGGAGGAgatcaggaggagggaggaggctcTGAGAAAGATACTGGAACAGGAGGTTAGAAAGAGGGATGCAGCCATAGCAAcgataagagaggaggaggagaaaaagagGGATGCAGCCATAGCAAcgataagagaggaggaggagaaaaggagggagactGAAGAGAGAAAAGTCTGTGAGGGGGAAGATGAAGGCAGGAAGGTCATTGATAATCTGGCATTGAAAGTCTCAGGCTCAAAAATGTATGTAGGAGTAACAGTGATCACAATGATCATACTGATTGTCCTTTAA
- the LOC116352722 gene encoding GTPase IMAP family member 7 isoform X2 — protein sequence MVEDPLPALGQMQDSRIVHGTRLDCTICVQHSDEAVKFCQDCKATFCENHVRDHYQAPGLMKHTLVEDTEGRKTVPNVDYHVHETYVETEQTATQVCSWKTAFFISLLGILILVLALVGLVCYTRLCVTVHGSEVGFQQRIVLLGKSGSEKRASGNTILGREAFRVEASPSYGPQCEEQDAVVGRNNITMINTPDVLPSEEVAGKVAQCINISTPHVFLLVIRLCNWGTEEEKKTVKWMNENFEEEALKYTMVLFTGGDQLEGKPVEEYLKDNSDSLKLLSMCGGRHHVFINKGQNDFTQVTELLEKIDGLLNENRGYYHVTNILTRRAEEIRRREEALRKILEQEVRKRDAAIATIREEEEKKRDAAIATIREEEEKRRETEERKVCEGEDEGRKVIDNLALKVSGSKMYVGVTVITMIILIVL from the exons ATGGTTGAGGACCCTCTGCCTGCTTTAGGCCAGATGCAGGATAGCAGAATAGTCCATGGTACCAGACTGGACTGTACCATATGTGTGCAGCACAGTGACGAAGCTGTGAAGTTCTGCCAGGACTGCAAGGCTACTTTCTGTGAGAACCATGTTAGAGACCACTACCAGGCCCCGGGACTGATGAAACACACATTGGTGGAGGACACTGAAGGAAGGAAAACCGTTCCAAATGTAGACTATCACGTCCATGAAACATATGTTGAAACAGAACAAACTGCGACTCAG GTCTGCTCATGGAAAACAGCCTTCTTCATCAGTCTTCTGGGGATTCTCATACTGGTACTTGCCCTGGTAGGACTTGTATGTTATACACGATTGTGTGTCACTGTACACG GGTCTGAGGTGGGATTTCAGCAACGGATTGTTCTGCTGGGGAAGTCTGGATCAGAGAAGAGAGCATCAGGAAACACCATCCTGGGAAGAGAGGCCTTTAGAGTGGAGGCTTCACCTTCGTATGGGCCACAGTGTGAGGAACAAGATGCTGTTGTGGGCCGAAATAACATAACTATGATTAACACCCCAGATGTGTTGCCATCTGAGGAAGTTGCAGGTAAAGTAGCTCAATGCATCAACATCTCAACACCTCACGTGTTCCTGCTGGTGATCAGGTTGTGCAACTGGGGcacagaagaggagaagaaaacgGTCAAATGGATGAATGAGAACTTTGAGGAGGAGGCCCTTAAATACACCATGGTGCTGTTCACTGGTGGAGACCAGCTAGAAGGGAAACCAGTGGAGGAGTATCTAAAGGACAACAGTGATTCCCTAAAGCTTCTCAGTATGTGTGGTGGTAGACATCACGTCTTCATTAACAAAGGACAGAATGACTTCACTCAGGTCACAGAGCTGCTGGAGAAGATAGACGGATTATTGAATGAGAATAGGGGATACTATCATGTGACAAACATCTTGACCCGGAGGGCGGAGGAgatcaggaggagggaggaggctcTGAGAAAGATACTGGAACAGGAGGTTAGAAAGAGGGATGCAGCCATAGCAAcgataagagaggaggaggagaaaaagagGGATGCAGCCATAGCAAcgataagagaggaggaggagaaaaggagggagactGAAGAGAGAAAAGTCTGTGAGGGGGAAGATGAAGGCAGGAAGGTCATTGATAATCTGGCATTGAAAGTCTCAGGCTCAAAAATGTATGTAGGAGTAACAGTGATCACAATGATCATACTGATTGTCCTTTAA